The following proteins are encoded in a genomic region of Nocardioides conyzicola:
- the paaE gene encoding 1,2-phenylacetyl-CoA epoxidase subunit PaaE, whose product MSATFHPLRVAAIDPLTDDAVALTFEVPASLADDFVFTPGQHLNIRGGDDVRRSYSICTAPSSGRLRIGVKRLPGGAFSEGVLGTLRVGDSLDVMTPAGRFTTTIDPAAARHCVVVAAGSGITPVLSIVTAILEGEPGSSVTLIYANRTHRTVMFLDEVHDLKDRFPSRLQIVHVLSREASDVELLSGRLDGERLSRIVAALVPAPADADWFLCGPQQMLVDLRAAVAALGVADARVHSELFHADPVPRAPVTSLSSAVDGAAHVTIRLDGRSSSFELRPDDEPVLDAAIAVRSDLPFACKGGVCGTCRARLVSGTVAMDANWALEPDEIERGYVLTCQAHPTSESVVLDYDG is encoded by the coding sequence GTGTCGGCGACCTTCCACCCGCTGCGCGTCGCGGCGATCGACCCGCTGACCGACGACGCGGTCGCACTGACCTTCGAGGTGCCCGCGTCGTTGGCCGACGACTTCGTCTTCACGCCCGGTCAGCACCTCAACATCCGCGGCGGCGACGACGTACGCCGCTCCTACTCGATCTGCACCGCCCCGTCCTCGGGCCGGCTGCGGATCGGCGTCAAGCGACTGCCCGGCGGCGCGTTCAGCGAGGGCGTCCTCGGGACGCTGCGCGTCGGCGACTCGCTCGACGTGATGACGCCGGCGGGGCGCTTCACGACCACCATCGACCCGGCGGCCGCGCGGCACTGCGTCGTCGTTGCGGCCGGCTCCGGGATCACGCCCGTCCTGTCGATCGTCACCGCGATCCTCGAGGGCGAGCCCGGCTCCTCCGTCACCCTGATCTATGCCAACCGCACGCACCGGACGGTGATGTTCCTCGACGAGGTGCACGACCTGAAGGACCGCTTCCCGTCGCGGCTGCAGATCGTCCACGTCCTCTCCCGTGAGGCCTCCGACGTCGAGCTGCTCTCCGGCCGCCTCGACGGGGAGCGGCTGTCGCGCATCGTCGCCGCCCTGGTCCCGGCTCCCGCCGACGCCGACTGGTTCCTCTGCGGACCCCAGCAGATGCTCGTCGACCTGCGCGCGGCCGTCGCTGCTCTCGGGGTCGCCGACGCCCGCGTGCACAGTGAGCTCTTCCACGCCGACCCGGTCCCGCGTGCGCCGGTCACGTCGTTGTCCTCTGCGGTCGACGGCGCCGCGCACGTGACGATCCGCCTCGACGGCCGCTCCTCGTCGTTCGAGCTCCGCCCGGACGACGAACCGGTGCTGGACGCCGCGATCGCCGTACGCTCCGACCTGCCGTTCGCCTGCAAGGGCGGCGTCTGCGGCACCTGCCGCGCCCGCCTGGTCTCCGGCACCGTCGCCATGGACGCCAACTGGGCCCTCGAACCGGACGAGATCGAGCGCGGGTACGTGCTCACCTGTCAGGCGCACCCGACCTCCGAGTCTGTGGTGCTCGACTACGACGGGTAG
- the paaD gene encoding 1,2-phenylacetyl-CoA epoxidase subunit PaaD, which yields MVNAVRGAAWKIAADLPDPELPVVTIADLGILRDVTEDDQGRVHVQITPTYSGCPAMETITDDLVEALTAAGYQHVDVEFVLAPAWTTDWMTDDAKAKLAAYGVAPPGPVALQLSVRCPQCGSLDTRESSRFGSTACKSLWVCQSCREPFDHFKAH from the coding sequence GTGGTGAACGCCGTCCGCGGGGCCGCCTGGAAGATCGCCGCCGACCTGCCCGACCCCGAGCTGCCGGTGGTGACGATCGCCGACCTGGGCATCCTCCGCGACGTCACGGAGGACGACCAGGGGCGCGTGCACGTGCAGATCACCCCGACGTACTCCGGCTGCCCGGCGATGGAGACGATCACTGACGACCTGGTCGAGGCGCTCACGGCGGCCGGCTACCAGCACGTCGACGTCGAGTTCGTGCTGGCACCGGCCTGGACCACGGACTGGATGACGGACGACGCCAAGGCGAAGCTCGCGGCGTACGGCGTCGCCCCGCCGGGACCGGTCGCGCTCCAGCTCTCGGTGCGGTGCCCGCAGTGCGGGTCGCTCGACACGCGCGAGTCGAGCCGCTTCGGGTCCACGGCCTGCAAGTCGCTCTGGGTGTGCCAGTCCTGCCGGGAGCCGTTCGACCACTTCAAGGCGCACTGA
- a CDS encoding zinc-dependent dehydrogenase, whose protein sequence is MKALRFYAPEDVRLEEVPEPTCGPDEVKLRVRNCSTCGTDVKIFHNGHQNLTPPRTIGHEIAGEVVEVGADVNATYGSSWQVGDRAQVIAAVPCGECHECKKGWMAVCQNQTSVGYQYDGGFAEYMIVPKQVLKVDGLNRIPDNVGYDEASAAEPFACAINAQELLGIEPGDTVVVFGAGPIGCMHIRIARGVHQAGAIYLVDVNAERLAMSADAVKPDEVINGAEVDVVERVMELTGGRGADVVITATAANVTQEQAISMAARNGRISFFGGLPKNDPFITCDSNLVHYRQLHIHGANGSAPEHNKRALEYISSGQVPVKDLITRHIPLSDVLSAFDIVQKGEAIKVTVEP, encoded by the coding sequence ATGAAGGCCCTGCGCTTCTACGCACCGGAGGACGTCCGCCTCGAGGAGGTGCCCGAGCCGACGTGCGGTCCCGACGAGGTGAAGCTGCGGGTGCGCAACTGCTCCACGTGCGGCACCGACGTCAAGATCTTCCACAACGGCCACCAGAACCTCACGCCGCCCCGCACCATCGGTCACGAGATCGCGGGTGAGGTCGTCGAGGTGGGCGCCGACGTCAACGCGACGTACGGCAGCAGCTGGCAGGTCGGCGACCGCGCCCAGGTCATCGCGGCGGTCCCCTGCGGCGAGTGCCACGAGTGCAAGAAGGGCTGGATGGCCGTCTGCCAGAACCAGACCTCGGTCGGCTACCAGTACGATGGCGGCTTCGCCGAGTACATGATCGTGCCGAAGCAGGTGCTGAAGGTCGACGGGCTCAACCGGATCCCCGACAACGTGGGGTACGACGAGGCCTCGGCGGCCGAGCCCTTCGCGTGCGCCATCAACGCCCAGGAGCTGCTCGGCATCGAGCCCGGGGACACCGTCGTCGTCTTCGGCGCCGGCCCGATCGGCTGCATGCACATCCGGATCGCCCGCGGCGTCCACCAGGCGGGCGCCATCTACCTCGTCGACGTCAACGCCGAGCGGCTGGCGATGTCGGCGGACGCCGTGAAGCCCGACGAGGTCATCAACGGTGCGGAGGTCGACGTCGTCGAGCGGGTCATGGAGCTCACCGGCGGCCGGGGAGCCGACGTGGTCATCACCGCGACCGCTGCCAACGTCACCCAGGAGCAGGCGATCTCGATGGCCGCCCGCAACGGCCGGATCTCGTTCTTCGGCGGGCTGCCGAAGAACGACCCGTTCATCACGTGCGACTCCAACCTGGTGCACTACCGCCAGCTCCACATCCACGGCGCCAACGGCTCGGCGCCCGAGCACAACAAGCGGGCGCTGGAGTACATCTCGTCGGGCCAGGTCCCGGTCAAGGACCTGATCACCCGTCACATCCCGCTCAGCGACGTGCTCTCCGCCTTCGACATCGTCCAGAAGGGCGAGGCGATCAAGGTCACCGTCGAGCCGTAG
- a CDS encoding GNAT family N-acetyltransferase — MSSPTADVSVRIAWSDDAGAIAELQVRTWREVYADLLPAEALPDDVETAAATWRAALSRPGDARNRVLVALERNRVVGFAITSPATDPDRDPIVDAELSEVTIDPAERGKGHGSRLLQAAADTLVADRFERAVLWTMAGDDGLRKFLTEAGWAADGAHRELDLDGSGTTLVKQVRMHTALTGSIS, encoded by the coding sequence ATGAGCAGCCCCACCGCCGACGTCTCGGTGCGCATCGCCTGGTCCGACGACGCCGGCGCGATCGCCGAGCTGCAGGTGCGCACCTGGCGGGAGGTGTACGCCGACCTGCTGCCGGCCGAGGCCCTGCCGGACGACGTGGAGACCGCCGCCGCGACCTGGAGGGCCGCACTGAGCCGTCCGGGCGACGCCCGCAACCGCGTCCTGGTCGCGCTCGAGCGCAACCGGGTCGTCGGCTTCGCGATCACCTCCCCGGCGACCGACCCCGACCGCGACCCGATCGTCGACGCCGAGCTGTCCGAGGTCACCATCGACCCCGCCGAGCGCGGCAAGGGGCACGGCTCACGGCTCCTCCAGGCGGCCGCCGACACCCTCGTCGCCGACCGGTTCGAGCGCGCCGTGCTCTGGACGATGGCCGGCGACGACGGCCTGCGGAAGTTCCTCACCGAGGCCGGCTGGGCGGCCGACGGTGCGCACCGCGAGCTCGACCTCGACGGCTCGGGCACGACGCTCGTCAAGCAGGTCCGGATGCACACCGCACTCACAGGTTCAATCTCTTGA
- a CDS encoding AzlC family ABC transporter permease encodes MTDSPLDPHERTAIIRDSLGVGIATGAYGVGFGAVSVASGLSVAQTCALSFFVFTGASQFALVGVVAAGGAPISGALTALLLGTRNTLYGLRLAPLLAWSGWRRALGAQVLIDESTAMSVTRETTPAARLGFLTTGVSVFVLWNLATLAGAVAGNAIGDPRTYGLDAAVGAAFLALLWPRLKTRRNQLVAVAAAAVALGTVPIVPAGVPVLAAAAVALLAGILAKDAPR; translated from the coding sequence GTGACCGACAGCCCCCTCGACCCCCACGAGCGGACGGCGATCATCCGCGACAGCCTCGGGGTGGGCATCGCCACCGGGGCGTACGGCGTGGGCTTCGGCGCGGTGTCCGTCGCCTCCGGCCTGTCGGTCGCGCAGACGTGCGCGCTCTCGTTCTTCGTCTTCACCGGGGCCAGCCAGTTCGCCCTGGTCGGGGTGGTGGCGGCCGGCGGCGCCCCCATCTCGGGCGCGCTGACCGCCCTGCTGCTCGGCACCCGCAACACGCTGTACGGGCTGCGCCTCGCCCCCCTGCTCGCCTGGAGCGGGTGGCGTCGGGCGCTCGGCGCCCAGGTGCTGATCGACGAGTCCACCGCCATGTCGGTGACCCGCGAGACGACCCCGGCCGCCCGGCTCGGCTTCCTCACGACCGGCGTCTCGGTCTTCGTGCTCTGGAACCTCGCCACCCTGGCCGGCGCCGTCGCCGGCAACGCGATCGGGGACCCACGCACCTACGGCCTCGACGCAGCCGTCGGGGCCGCGTTCCTGGCCCTGCTCTGGCCGCGGCTGAAGACCCGGCGCAACCAGCTCGTCGCCGTCGCCGCCGCCGCGGTCGCCCTCGGGACGGTGCCGATCGTGCCCGCCGGCGTACCCGTGCTCGCGGCGGCCGCGGTCGCGCTCCTCGCCGGCATCCTGGCGAAGGACGCACCCCGATGA
- the paaC gene encoding 1,2-phenylacetyl-CoA epoxidase subunit PaaC, translating into MTASVDYVLGLADDALVSAQRMSWWISRAPELEEDLALANIGLDQLGQARTLLSYAGVVEGAGRTEDDLAYLRDDRDYRNVWLVERPQTDFGVTMARLLVLSTYQCELYAALASCGDPTLSAIAGKAVKEVAYHRDHARLWTLRLGDGTELSHTRMQAALDAEWPFVEELFEPVDGALVDPSSLRPAVLAGISSVVAEATLELPTVAPVVGGGRRGLHTEHLGHLLADMQHLHRSHPGATW; encoded by the coding sequence GTGACCGCGTCCGTCGACTACGTCCTCGGGCTCGCCGACGACGCCCTCGTCTCCGCGCAGCGGATGAGCTGGTGGATCAGCCGAGCGCCGGAGCTCGAGGAGGACCTGGCGCTGGCCAACATCGGGCTCGACCAGCTCGGCCAGGCGCGGACCCTGCTGTCGTACGCCGGGGTCGTCGAGGGTGCGGGGCGGACCGAGGACGACCTGGCCTACCTGCGCGACGACCGCGACTACCGCAACGTCTGGCTGGTGGAGCGTCCGCAGACCGACTTCGGGGTCACGATGGCGCGGCTGCTGGTCCTCTCGACGTACCAGTGCGAGTTGTACGCCGCGCTCGCGTCGTGCGGCGATCCCACCCTGTCCGCGATCGCCGGCAAGGCGGTCAAGGAGGTCGCCTACCACCGTGACCACGCGCGGCTGTGGACGCTCCGGCTCGGCGACGGCACCGAGCTCTCCCACACCCGGATGCAGGCCGCGCTCGACGCCGAGTGGCCGTTCGTGGAGGAGCTCTTCGAGCCCGTGGACGGAGCGCTCGTCGACCCGTCGTCCCTGCGTCCGGCGGTGCTGGCCGGGATCTCGTCGGTCGTCGCCGAGGCGACGCTGGAGCTGCCGACCGTCGCACCCGTCGTCGGCGGGGGCCGCCGGGGCCTGCACACCGAGCACCTCGGCCACCTGCTCGCCGACATGCAGCACCTGCACCGGTCGCACCCGGGGGCGACGTGGTGA
- a CDS encoding AzlD domain-containing protein, with protein MIWVAVGITAIGCYLLKLAGLSVPPRVLERPVVERVADYIPVALLAALIAVQVLSRGHELVIDARALGLGVAVVLLLVRAPFLVVVFGAALAAAVVRLL; from the coding sequence ATGATCTGGGTGGCGGTGGGCATCACCGCGATCGGCTGCTACCTGCTCAAGCTCGCCGGCCTCTCCGTCCCGCCTCGCGTGCTGGAGCGGCCGGTGGTGGAGCGCGTCGCCGACTACATCCCGGTCGCCCTGCTCGCGGCCCTGATCGCCGTGCAGGTCCTCAGCCGAGGGCACGAGCTCGTCATCGATGCTCGTGCCCTCGGCCTCGGGGTCGCCGTCGTCCTGCTGCTGGTGCGCGCGCCGTTCCTGGTGGTGGTGTTCGGCGCAGCGCTGGCCGCGGCAGTCGTCCGACTGCTGTAG
- the paaB gene encoding 1,2-phenylacetyl-CoA epoxidase subunit PaaB — translation MNGWPLWEVFVRSRRGLSHVHVGSLHAPDAELALQNARDVYTRRQEGVSLWVVPSAEIVASDPGESEALFDPADDKVYRHPTFYSVPDGVEHL, via the coding sequence GTGAACGGGTGGCCGCTGTGGGAGGTCTTCGTCCGGTCGAGGCGGGGGCTGTCCCACGTGCACGTCGGCTCCCTGCACGCGCCGGACGCCGAGCTGGCGCTGCAGAACGCGCGCGACGTCTACACCCGGCGGCAGGAGGGCGTGTCGCTGTGGGTGGTGCCGTCCGCGGAGATCGTCGCGTCGGACCCGGGGGAGTCCGAGGCGTTGTTCGACCCGGCCGACGACAAGGTCTACCGGCACCCGACGTTCTACTCGGTCCCCGACGGGGTGGAGCACCTGTGA
- the paaA gene encoding 1,2-phenylacetyl-CoA epoxidase subunit PaaA: MVTGTAFEELLAEDGRVEPRDPMPEGYRRTLVRQIAQHAHSEIIGMQPEGNWISRAPSLRRKAILMAKVQDEAGHGLYLYAAAETLGVDRSDLIDQLHTGRQKYSSIFNYPTLTWADVGAIGWLVDGAAIVNQVPLCRCSYGPYARAMVRVCKEESFHQRQGFEILHTLSHGTPAQHAMAQDAVDRYWWPSLMMFGPPDDDSPNSAQSMAWGIKRFSNDDLRQRFVDMTVPQSEALGLTLPDPEIRWNEERGHYDFGTIDFSELQQVIAGNGPCNRDRIDHRVGAHEDGAWVRDAATAYEAKRADRVGAA; this comes from the coding sequence ATGGTGACGGGGACTGCGTTCGAGGAGCTGCTGGCCGAGGACGGACGGGTGGAGCCCCGCGACCCGATGCCGGAGGGCTACCGGCGGACGCTGGTGCGCCAGATCGCCCAGCACGCGCACTCCGAGATCATCGGCATGCAGCCCGAGGGCAACTGGATCAGCCGGGCGCCGAGCCTGCGCCGCAAGGCGATCCTGATGGCCAAGGTCCAGGACGAGGCCGGGCACGGGCTCTACCTGTACGCCGCCGCCGAGACGCTCGGGGTGGACCGGTCGGACCTGATCGACCAGCTGCACACCGGGCGGCAGAAGTACTCCTCGATCTTCAACTACCCGACGCTGACCTGGGCCGACGTCGGCGCGATCGGCTGGCTGGTCGACGGCGCCGCGATCGTCAACCAGGTGCCGCTGTGCCGGTGCTCCTACGGCCCGTACGCGCGGGCCATGGTCCGGGTGTGCAAGGAGGAGTCCTTCCACCAGCGGCAGGGCTTCGAGATCCTGCACACGCTCTCCCACGGCACCCCGGCGCAGCACGCGATGGCCCAGGACGCGGTGGACCGCTACTGGTGGCCGTCGCTGATGATGTTCGGCCCGCCCGACGACGACTCGCCCAACTCGGCGCAGTCGATGGCGTGGGGGATCAAGCGGTTCTCCAACGACGACCTGCGGCAGCGGTTCGTGGACATGACCGTGCCGCAGTCCGAGGCGCTCGGGCTCACGCTGCCCGACCCCGAGATCCGCTGGAACGAGGAGCGCGGCCACTACGACTTCGGGACGATCGACTTCTCCGAGCTCCAGCAGGTGATCGCGGGCAACGGGCCCTGCAACCGGGACCGGATCGACCACCGGGTGGGCGCGCACGAGGACGGCGCCTGGGTGCGCGACGCGGCCACGGCGTACGAGGCGAAGCGGGCCGACCGGGTGGGTGCCGCGTGA
- a CDS encoding PTS mannitol transporter subunit IICBA, translating to MTTTTSAAAPERVSTRVHVQRFGTFLSNMVMPNIGAIIAWGLITAFFIPVGWTPNEKIATMVGPGIYYLLPLLIAYTGGYNLYKIRGGVVGATSTLGIIMATSSPLFDKVYTETGGSPMFLGAMIMGPLGAFVIMRLDRLWDGKIKPGFEMLVNNFSAGITAAILAIGSMFILGPILRAVMEGLGNVVEFLVDHSLLPFTSIFIEPAKVLFLNNAINHGVLTPLGLDQSKDIGHSALFLLEANPGPGAGLLLAFMVFGKGVAKATAPGAFIIQFFGGIHEVYFPYVLAKPRLLLALIAGGATGTLMNVIFDSGLVAPAAPGSIFAVYSSLAKGSALGVTLCWSSALVVTFVVAGLLLKMDRSEEEVDLAAATAQMETNKGKKSSVASVLTGHDASAAAGPVGSIVFACDAGMGSSAMGASVLRKKIQDAGFGDVTVVNKAISSLSDDYDVVVTHQDLTERARRETPSAVHVSVDNFMASPRYDEVVELVRARNGAGSATAPVAVADDVDATRGLLVEDAIVLDGGAATRDQAIARAGELLVAAGAVDPAYVDAMHQREASVSTAMGNLLAIPHGTNEAKADVRRTALSFVRYPDGIDWNGREVKYVVGVAALGNEHLKLMARLAEVFTDPERVRHLEEANSPLDVLEVLGAVQPA from the coding sequence ATGACCACCACCACATCCGCGGCTGCCCCCGAGCGGGTCAGCACGCGCGTCCACGTCCAACGGTTCGGCACCTTCTTGTCGAACATGGTGATGCCGAACATCGGCGCCATCATCGCGTGGGGTCTGATCACCGCGTTCTTCATCCCGGTGGGGTGGACCCCCAACGAGAAGATCGCGACGATGGTCGGTCCCGGCATCTACTACCTGCTGCCGCTGCTGATCGCCTACACCGGCGGCTACAACCTCTACAAGATCCGCGGTGGCGTCGTGGGCGCCACGTCGACCCTCGGCATCATCATGGCGACCAGCTCGCCGCTCTTCGACAAGGTCTACACGGAGACCGGCGGATCGCCGATGTTCCTCGGCGCGATGATCATGGGCCCGCTGGGCGCCTTCGTGATCATGCGGCTGGACCGGCTCTGGGACGGCAAGATCAAGCCCGGCTTCGAGATGCTGGTGAACAACTTCTCCGCCGGCATCACGGCCGCCATCCTGGCGATCGGCTCGATGTTCATCCTGGGCCCGATCCTGCGCGCCGTCATGGAGGGCCTGGGCAACGTCGTCGAGTTCCTCGTCGACCACAGCCTGCTGCCGTTCACCTCGATCTTCATCGAGCCCGCCAAGGTGCTCTTCCTCAACAACGCGATCAACCACGGCGTCCTCACGCCGCTCGGGCTCGACCAGTCCAAGGACATCGGGCACTCGGCCCTGTTCCTGCTCGAGGCCAACCCCGGCCCGGGCGCCGGCCTCCTGCTCGCCTTCATGGTCTTCGGCAAGGGCGTCGCGAAGGCCACCGCCCCGGGTGCCTTCATCATCCAATTCTTCGGCGGCATCCACGAGGTCTACTTCCCCTACGTGCTGGCGAAGCCGCGCCTGCTCCTCGCCCTCATCGCGGGCGGCGCCACCGGCACCCTGATGAACGTCATCTTCGACTCGGGCCTGGTGGCGCCCGCGGCGCCGGGATCGATCTTCGCGGTGTACTCGTCGCTCGCGAAGGGGAGCGCGCTCGGCGTGACCCTGTGCTGGTCCTCGGCCCTGGTCGTGACCTTCGTCGTGGCGGGGCTGCTGCTCAAGATGGACCGCTCCGAGGAGGAGGTGGACCTCGCCGCCGCCACCGCGCAGATGGAGACCAACAAGGGCAAGAAGTCGTCGGTCGCGAGCGTGCTGACGGGCCACGACGCCAGCGCCGCTGCCGGCCCGGTCGGCTCGATCGTCTTCGCCTGCGACGCCGGCATGGGGTCGTCCGCGATGGGCGCCTCGGTGCTCCGCAAGAAGATCCAGGACGCCGGCTTCGGCGACGTCACGGTGGTCAACAAGGCGATCTCGAGCCTGAGCGACGACTACGACGTCGTGGTGACCCACCAGGACCTCACCGAGCGGGCGCGCCGGGAGACGCCGTCGGCCGTGCACGTGTCGGTCGACAACTTCATGGCCAGCCCGCGCTACGACGAGGTGGTCGAGCTGGTCCGGGCCCGCAACGGTGCCGGCTCGGCGACCGCACCGGTCGCGGTGGCCGACGACGTCGACGCGACCCGAGGGCTGCTGGTCGAGGACGCGATCGTGCTCGACGGCGGTGCGGCCACGCGGGACCAGGCGATCGCCCGGGCCGGCGAGCTGCTGGTCGCAGCGGGAGCGGTCGACCCGGCGTACGTCGACGCCATGCACCAGCGTGAGGCGTCGGTGTCGACGGCGATGGGCAACCTCCTGGCCATCCCGCACGGCACCAACGAGGCCAAGGCCGACGTACGACGCACGGCGCTGTCGTTCGTGCGCTACCCGGACGGCATCGACTGGAACGGCCGCGAGGTCAAGTACGTCGTGGGTGTCGCCGCCCTCGGCAACGAGCACCTCAAGCTGATGGCGCGGCTGGCCGAGGTTTTCACCGACCCCGAGCGGGTGCGGCACCTCGAGGAGGCCAACTCGCCGCTCGACGTGCTCGAGGTGCTCGGGGCGGTGCAGCCGGCCTGA